CCCCGCCACGTTCCAAGCCTTGATGAACGACGTCCTACTGCCCTACTTGCGCGGGTTTGTCCTCGTTTTTTTCGACGACATTCTGATATATAGTTCTTCGTGGACGGACCATATCCGCCACGTGCGCACGGTGCTTCGCACGTTGCAGGATCACCAGCTCTTCCTCAAGCGGTCCAAGAGCGCGTTCGGCCAGTCGTCCGTGGCCTACCTTGGTCACGTCATCTCCGAGGAGGGTGTCGCCATGGACAAGCAGAAAGTCCAGGTGGTCCTGGATTGGCCGGTTCCCAAGTCGGCACGGGCGGTGTGCGGCTTCCTGGGGCTGGCCGGGTACTACTGCCGGCTTCATCCGCGACTTCGGCGTCATCGCGGCCCCGCTCACCGCCCTCCTCGAGGAGGGTTTCCGGTGGAACGACGACGCGGAACGCGCGTTCCGGGCACTGCAGCAGGCCCTCACGACGGCGCCAGTCCTCCAGCTGCCGGACTTCGATCGGGAGTTCGTCGTCGAGTGCGACGCGTCGGGCTCCGGGTTCGGCGCCGTTCTTCACCAAGGCGCCGGGCCCCTCGCCTTCTTCAGCAAGCCCATCGCGCCGCGTCACGCCAAGCTAGCAGCCTATGAACGCGAGCTCATCGGGCTCATTCAGGCGGTGCGCCACTGGAGGCCGTACTTGTGGGGGAGGCACTTCGTCGTCCGCACTGATCATCGCAGCCTACGGTTCATCCTCGACCAGCGCCTGACGACGATACCGCAGCATCAGTGGGCTAGCAAGCTCATCGGCTTCGACTTCGTAGTGGAGTACAAGTCGGCCGCACTCAATGTCGTGGCAGACGCCTTGTCACGTCGCGACGAGTGCTTGGGAGAGGCCATGGCAATTTCTGGACTGCAGTTTGCCCTGTTTGATGAGGTGCGCCAGGAGATCAATGGCGACTCGTCCCTCTCCGAGCTCCATGATGCCATCCATGGAGGCGCCAAGTCGGAGGCATGGTCAGTGGTGGATGGACTGATTCTCTACAATGGCCGGGTCTATATTTCTTCAGCCTCTGCTCTGGGGGCCGACCGTTCTGGAGCTCGTTCATGGCACGGGGCATGAGGGCGTGCACAAGACTTTGCACCGGTTGCGTGCAGACTTTCACTTTCCCAAGGATCGGGTGGTGGTGCAGAACTTCGTCCGGTCGTGTGCGGTGTGCCAAAAGAACAAAAGTGAACACTTGCATCCTGGGGGTTTGCTTCAGCCGCTGGATGTTCCTACAACAGTGTGGGCAGATGTGGCCATGGATTTTGTGGAGGCATTGCCCAAGGTCAATGGGAAGACAGTGATCATGACGGTCGTGGATCGTTTCTCCAAAGTGGCGCATTTCATTGCGCTCTCCCACCCATATACCGCCACGTCCGTGGCACGGGCATTCTTTGCTGAGATTGTGCGCTTGCACGGGATTCCGTCATCGGTGGTTAGTGATCGGGACCCAGTGTTTACTAGCTCGTTCTGGCAAGAGTTGTTCAAGTTGGCTGGGGTTAAGCTGCGTTTTACATCGGCTTTTCATCCGCAGTCAGATGGGCAGTCAGAGGCTACTAACAAGATCATTGCTATGTATCTGCGTTGCCTCACTGGTGATCGCCCGAGGAATTGGTTGGAGTGGCTGCGTGGGCCGAATTCTGCTATAATTCTTCGTATCAGCAGTCCCTCAAGACCTCTCCGTTTGAGGTGGTTTATGGGCGACCTCCTCCATCGATCAGGTCGTATGCGCCGGGTGATGCTCGGTTACCGGCGGTTGACAGAGCCATGACCGAGCGGGACGAGTTTCTGGCGGAGGTGCGGGATAGGCTGGAACAAGCACAACAACATTACAAGTCGGTGTATGATCGGCGCCATTGGCCGGTCGTGTTTGAGCCGGGTCAGTGGGTTTGGCCGCGCCTTCTTCATCGACCAGTGGCTTCTCTCAAGGTGTAAGGCCGTGGCAAGCTTGGGCCTAAGTTTTTTGGACCATACAAGGTGGTTGAGCGCATTGGTGATGTGGCCTACAGACTTGTCTTGCCGGCGGGTGCTCgtattcatgatgtcttccatgtgggGTTGCTCAAGCCATTCCATGGAGATCCTCCGGAACAAGCGCCGGTGTTGCCTCCTATTCAGCATGGGTGTGTGGTGGTCGAGCCTGCAGAGGTGTTGTGTGGCCGCCTAGCCCGTGGGTGTCGGGAGCTTCTGGTGCGGTGGAAAGGGGCGCCTGCGTCCGAGATGTCTTGGGTGGACCTTGAGGAGTTCAAGACGCAGTTTCCGGCGtgccagctcgaggacgagctgcttcTCTAGGGAGGGAGAGATGCCATGTGGGGAATCCAATTCAGTCGGCGCAACCAGGGTTAAcgttaccgaccggtccggccaaaccggcgcggtctggtagcggtttaccggactgGTTTGATCGGAAACCGGTCAAActcaaaatcaaattcaaaatcgcatgttcaatcggttccgaccggtaaccggccaaattcaaatttttttcttttttggtttaaattcaaatgcccgcaaagtatactaaataaatgtttgtataacatattttagcctaaatgaatcctccaaccctcttttgtactatttttatattgtatttgtatacttttgtatgcacgttttttgtttaacttcaaatctccgcaaactatactaaatgaatgaatttttgagaaaatttgacaccattagattcgtcgcaccttgaagtatttttaggaatttttgagaatttttcatttttttgaattcaaatttgaattttgaatttgggccggtttgataccagcccaaaccggaaccgggccggaccggttcccaccggtttggttaacCATGGGCGCAACAGGAAGGCACAGGCGGCTAGTTAGGAGTGTCTTAGCGTGATAATTATGTTAGTTGGAGTCGGTTTTGGAGTCTGTTATGTTTGGACTATATATTTGGGCCTAGGGTTAGCGAGTAAAGGTAGGCTTTAGATTGCATCTATCTGTAAGCCGCCGCCCTGCCTCCCTGGTGCGACGTCGAGCCACCacggctccgccgcgccggcgaggtccAGGACCGCGCCCTGCTACTTCGTTCAAATACAGTTTGCGTCGCAATCCTTCCTCCAATACTATCATCCGTGACATGTAATCATGATGTGAAGATTTTCTCATTGTAGATTTGGAAATCCCTTTAATTTTCCCTAAACAATTTATACTTTCCAAGTTCTGACCAACAAGACTGCTGCTTTTGGCAGCTTCACAAAACCAACTATCAGTTCCAAAATCATGATGGATATGTTTTCCATTGTAGCTTTGTTAGTGCTTTTACTTTCTCAGTACAAGATATACTTTCCTAGTTATAACCAACTAGATATCTTGCAGCTTTGAGATCTTGCATTGTCGGTGGGCCATGCTTGCAGCTCTCGGTGTTGTTATTCCAGAGCTATTAGATCTATTTGGGTTAGTTCATTTTGTTGAGCCTGTCTGGTGGAAAGTTGGTTATGCAAAACTTCAGGTAAAACATTGGTATTCAATATTCATATTTGCCAATTTTAAATTTGTGTGGCACAATTGATAATTTCTATACTAGAATTTTATGTTGCACATTTTTGAAGATTAAGTCTGGCATGTTGCAACGTAGGGCActgttttcttttgttgttcacTTTTGTAGTATGATTTCCTTTTGCTCCTCACTCACTGTAGGCAAATAGATGTTCAGCGTCTGAAAGCTAGTTCACACGGATCTCTAACGAATCATCTACATTCCGTCAAATTCCAGAGCTGGAAAAAAACCTAGCATGACCTGTTGTCCACTAAGCAATGCAACGAAACTAAAAAAACCTAAGAATGCTGGCAGATCAGCCTTCTTGTTTGCTCTGGCCTCTTGGAGATATAATAGATGCAACTATAGCTGCCGACAAATAGGCATGCATGGTGTAATAAGGAACATGGGATTTGTTTTGTAATCAATACAATTATCTTTTTGCTGAATTGCTTTACAGTACTATCAAGAACTTTCAGAAAACTAAACTTCAAATTTTTTAGTATGAAGTTTTATCACATCAACAACACAAAAAAAGGACTCGACAAACTGTTAAAACACCATTGCACTGCTTATATATGTTTTTTATTATCTTCAAAATGTTATTATGTGGACCGTCAAATCTCGCAAAGGTGTAAAACATGCAATCCACAACATCtggattttttttagaattatcTCAGTTGGATATTATAGAATGTTATCGCAATTTTTATTTACCATTTTTGCCTTAATCTATTGACTCAATGTTTCAGGGTGATACCCTTGACTACCTTGGGATTCCTGGATTCCGAATTGCTGGAGGTCAAGGTGTCATTGTAATTGCTATCTGTCAAGCCCTCTTGATGGTAATTGTCTTTCTAGTTTTTTGTTCCTTCCAGCACATTTAGATTGGTAGATATCACCAGCAGTTTAGGTGTTGCTGTCCTCGGTGATTTCATTGTTACTGATGCCTAGACAATTTGCAACACAAACCACGAAAATTCATTGACCTTGTAAGATATTGGTGTCCTTTTATTTTGCTTTCTTCTTATGTGCTGTACCTATGGAGGCATCCAGCTGTTTCATTGATTTTCTTTTATTAGCAAGTGTTTGTTAACACTTTGGAAACATTGACCATCTCTTAAAAAAATCCATGCACTTAAGTATATTCCATCGCTATATCATTCCCTTGTTATACCTTGTTTCAAATGATTAAGTAATACACTAGATAAGATCACCATCACATGATTTGTCAGGTTGGGCCTGAATATGCGAGGTACTGCGGGATTGAGGCACTGGAACCATTGGGAATATATCTTCCTGGTGACATAAACTACCCGGGAGGATCACTTTTCGATCCCTTGGGCCTGTCCAAAGATCCGGTGGCATTTGAAGAGCTCAAGGTGAAGGAGATCAAGAATGGTCGCTTGGCCATGGTAGCATGGCTCGGATTCTACATTCAGGCAGCTGTGACTAGCAAGGGCCCTATTGAGAACCTCGTAGAACACTTGTCCGACCCCGTCCATAATAACATCTTATCCTCCTTCCACTGAGAAAATTTGACAGAGTGGCATAAATATCTGTTGTGAAAacatatgtatatagtgtttaCAGTTTTGCACTGATGGGTGTGCAATATTAGCTATTAGTTATTGAGAAAAGTCCGTTTTACACCTCTAAACTTGTCACCGCATCTGAAAAACAACTCCGAAATTAAGAACCAGAAATCTTACGTACCTTAACTTTCAGTACTGGTTAAATTACACCTTTAACTGTTTTAAAGTGATTTTCTATGATCGCTTTTCTTATGTGGCAAGGAGACGGTCTTGCGCAACCTGCTCAGCCGTAGCTAGGGTGGCTGGACCGCCAACTCGCGGTCGATTTTGCTTGCTTCGTTGTCAATTTCATGGGCACCACTGCCCGTTTTTCACTGGCGCTGCCACGACGGACGCCGTCCTAGAGTaggagagaggggggagggaggagagagatgaagAGGAGAAAATAAATTTTGATAAGTGGGCTCCACTACCACGTGTTCAATAAGGTGGACTCTGACATATGAGGTCCATTGCCACATAAGCAAAATCACCATAGAAAACCGTTTTGAACAATTACGAGGTAATTTGACCGGTATTGAAAGTTGAGGTGTGCAAGATTCTTGGCTTTTAAGTTCGAGGTTATTTTTCAGAATTGGTGACAAATTCAAGAGGTTAAAAATGGATTTTTCTCTTAGTTATTTAgacttgtgagttgtgacagTGGGTTGTGATCTATCTACAGTTCTGTTATTATGTAGTGCGTTTTCAGATGCCTTACATACCGCAATGGATAGTTTTAGCTATCAAAATTGACGCGGTGTAGATGGTGTATTTGGGTGAGAAGACATTTTTgttaagaaaaaaaaggcaaatATGTCGTGAGGATATAAGGTTAAGGTGGCCTTTTGCTATCGTGGTTTTGTACGGAAGAACTAAAGAACATTGGAGAAGAAAAAGGCAAATTTGGCCCACAAAATCTCCATCGAAAATTATCAACAAAAGGTTTGGCCAGATGGGAGCAGAGCATTGTATAACTGTGCAAGATTTCAGGATGATTGTAATATACGCATgaagagataaaaaaaattacgaAAAGGCATTTAGTATAATCCCTCTATTCTCAAATAGTGAAATAAGTAGACTTCTAGAGTCTAACTGCGGAGATCAATATGTTGAAAAATTACATATATACCCTATAAAGTATAATCATTGCATCTTAGAAGAAAGAAAGTAGAAAAAGACAACTAGATCTAGATTGTCCTATTCATAGATGCACATTTATTTAGGAATAAATTTTGAACTCTAAATGTGTATTTAGTTTCCAACGAACAGAATAGTGGCTACAAGAGCCTTAGTAGCACCTAAGTCTTAGGTTCGACTCTTGGGAGTACATTTTTAGAATTTAGTGGCGTTATACTTTCAGTAGTAGACGACGTTCCTGTTGGTAGTGAGACGTTTGTTGTAACTttatcaatctcgaggatttgacGATTCGGTCTTCGAAGATACTCGTAAGGCTAAAATTTGCGTTCGTGTGTTCAGAGAGGTGATAGTGCATGTGATGTGAGTGTTTGAATTGCGtaatgaatgaaaaaaaaacatttagaAAGCGAGAATCCGAGGATACAACGGtcttttctccttcctcggGCGTACCTGGACCTCGGACGAAAGAATTGCCCATATTTGAACGAGGGCCGTACACAATTTGCGCGTGCGCGAGACATTTCCGTTCCTCTTCGCCTGCCGTGTCCCGTTTTGTTTCCCCTGCCCCCGGTCTCGTTGCCGTTACACGCTTGTCAGGGTTTTCCATTgcaggccggcgggcggcgtctgcggcggcggcggctgggcctCCGTCCTGACGCCCAGCCATCCGTCCCGGCTGCTCCGGCCTACCCTCGGGCCGCCGCGGGAGGTGACGCCGGGAGCCGGGCCCCCATCGCTGGGGCACCCACCGAACCGTCCTCGCTAGCTCAGGTAATGCCACGCTTCGTCTCCTCACCGTGGCGATTCGCGTCACCTTTCCTGCGGCGGCAATTCGCGTTTCGTCTgcggaggagggcgaggagggGTTGGGGTTGGGCGGTCGTCTGGGGCGGGGTGCTTGGCCACCCAGGGGCGGCGGATTGGGGTTCGGACTGGCGTCCTTCGATCGGTTTTGCTGCTGCGACCGGATCCATGATGGATTTTATTGCCTGAATTTCCCAAATCAGGATCATGCTCTTATCCTCGCCTAGTTGTTCGTTCGATTTGCTACCCGTCCTCTGTGTTGCGTATTATGCATTTCTTTGTGTGTTTCCCAAAGCTTCCCCTCACACGTGTATGAGGTTCATCGGGGTTGTTTGTCTCTACTTGCTAGTATGACGGAGAATAAAACTTTACATATTTACATATCCCCGTGGTGGTAAATCATTCACAGTACAGGTTGAAAATTACATCATGGGTGTACAAATTATTATTGCAGTATCCTCTCTATGTGGTTATATATGTTTTTGCCAAATGCATAATTCTGCAAGTTTCTCAATAACATATAGAATTTTAAGAGGTACTGAACACGGCATTTATGGCTGTATCTTGTTTGGTTTGTAAATTAATTTTAGGTGGGATTTGTTAAATTTCTGAAATGACAGAAAGTTGGGTACAACACTTGAAGCACACTTCAGCTCCAGAATCAGTTTCTACACATGAAGCATCAACAGcaagaagatcaaggcaaaggtaAACTGATGCTAACATATCATTGTTTTCTAGTATTTTGAGCTACAGAAACTTCTGTTGCATTACCTCAAGGTACCTACACCCCCACAGTGTGGTTTTCATCCTATTAGTTATCCACTTATCCTTTGAAAATATACTGAGTGAGGTTCTTCTAATCGCCAATGAAAAATATGTGTTACTAAACAATTTCCTTCTATCCGTGATGCAATCATCTGCTGAGTCTAACTCTTTTCTTCTGATTTCATTATCAGAAACATTTTTGATCTATTAGCTCAGCGGGAGATCTCACCTCGAACAAAACACCAAGCTAAAAATCAGCggaccaaagctccaaggtgtgaTGCTGGTTACAATGAATTAGAATTTTGGGTTGCAGATGCTCAGCATGATCTCCATTATTGGTAAGCGGTCCTTTTTCTTTTACCAAAATGAACAtttacaaattattttttattaaagCTTGCAATATTTGCTTAgcgattttacaagttgttttactttatttttacAGGGCAGAATCACAGTCTTTGCACTGCTGGTGTGCCAAATATTGCCCTCTTTTGCCTGCCTCAAGGGCAACTATTGCAGCTGCGTTCAGTCCAGATGGAAGAGTACTTGCATCCACACAGTAGGTTCATTCATTTTCTGAATATATGATCTGTAAATATCGAAGAACATATTGACTAACATCTCTTTATCTCCAGTGGTGACCATACTGTTAAAATAACTGACTGTCAAAATGGGAAATGTTTGAAAGTATTGCAAGGGCATCAGCGCACTCCATGGGTGGTACAGTGGCATAATTCTTACTGTATTTTGTTTCCTCCTGTGCTTAAAACTCTTTTAAATCAATACACTATAGTGATTTTGGTCATAATATTTCTTTGGTGATCAACAGTTTAAATAATACTAGTCAGTCATCTATGTTTCAATGTTCTGTATTTTCTATTTCACAACAAACTTATTAGTTCAGGGAAGAATTATAAAGATATTTGCTAAAATGAAGCTGAAAAATACTGTTTGTTACAAGCCAAGTTTATTCTGAGATTTTTTGTATTAAGGTGGGTTTTTTTCATTGCAGGTTAGATTCCATCCTCTGCATTCTAATATTCTTGCTAGTGGAAGTTTGGATTGTGAAGTTCGTCTCTGGGATGCTAAAACATCACGCTGCACTAGAGTACTTCGCTTCTGTAATCATTCTTGATAGACCCAATGTCATATATATGTTTTTTTCTTACTTATGGGTATTTCTGAAGCAACACTCTTTAACTTATTAGTTATTACATTTGTTCCACAGATAGGCCAATTGCGTCAATTGCATTTGATGCAACGGGGGAGCTTCTGGCAGTTGCATCAGGTCACAAAGTGAGCTTTTGTTGAATTTACTAAAGAATCTAATTTTCTTGGTTCATCATTAATTGTTTAAATAATGTATAATAGCGTAGTCCAAACACATGTTTCAGTTGTTCATATGGGACTACAATAAAAGAGGTGAAGCTTTGGACCCTCCCATGATACTAAGAACCCGCCGTTCACTAAGAGCTGTGCAGTTTCACCCCCATGGTGCTCCATATCTACTTACAGCAGAGGTAGAATTTTGTATCTACTGCATTCACACTTTCTAGTATATATTATGGCAATGATTAAACTCATCAATAGAGTCCATTCACAGGTTCACAAACGTGATTCTGAAGAATCAACAATGACCCCTGCACTTCTGAACAATTATGCCTTCAGAGACATATCTCTCCTTGGCAGTTCTGGGGTTGATAACCTGATCGGTGAACTACCATACACACATAATTTTGGGCATGTTGGAGCTTCTTCATCAGTTCCAGTCAATGCTGGCAGTTTTGATGGGTCCAGGCGACATGATACCCCACACCATCAACTAATGACCTCTGTACCTAGGGTTGGGGGTTCCCTTCTTGGTACTCATGCTGTCTCATTTGGTGTTGGGTCAGAGCAAGCTACCTCTCTGCTTGATAGTGGCACTGAATTACCTTGTACGGTGAAACTAAGAATTTGGCGTCACGACATCAAGGATCAATTTATTTCACTAGAGCCTGGGGCATGCCTCTTGACAATTCCTCATGTCGTACTTTGCAGGTGCCACAATGTTCCTTCTTTCTCCTTAAACATTACTGTGCGTCGCTAATGTATTTGATGCATGACACACAAAAGTCTGATTCTTTACTATTTCTTATGCTAAGCCTGAAGTGGTACATGGCTATTAGTGGCAATCAACTGCTATTAGTTTTACACCAGAAAACAGCAACAGATACACTTTTTACAGTTTAACTATGTTGTTTAACTGTGTTGATGACATTGCATTGCATTCCATTTGTATCACATTTTCTAAACTCTGTTTTGCAGCTGAAGCTTGAGATTTATTTACTTACTTGAAGTTACCAATTACATTTACTGCAGTGAAATGGGCACCCATTTTTCCCCCTGTGGACGATTTTTGGTTGCTTGTGTTGCATGTGTTCTGCCACAAAGAGATGGTGACCATGAAAGTCAGTTGCATGAACATTATGATTCTGCTGGAGCTGGAACATCACCAACTCGTCACACTCTTCCCTCTCGCCAAATTGTATTTGAGCTTCGGGTTTATTCACTTGAGGAGGCAACGTTAGtatgcttgctgctgttcttttCATCATTGATCCTTTATATCTATTTGCAAGTGGAGCAGTTAATATAGATGTTTCAAATATGCCCTTGTAGGTTTGGGACAGTTCTTACATCTAGAGCAGTAAAGGCTGCTCACTGTTTAACTTCCGTCCaggttattttttttttgaactttttTTGGGTTGTGTGTTCTTATTTGATTTATGAGGTGATTGCTTGTTTGAAGAGGCAGATATATGTTCCCATGTATTCCGTTCTAGAGCAATATTGGCAGTTCACTGGCTCACTGCTTAACTTTTATTCGGTTTTTGTCGCTTCCATTCTTGTTTTTAGGTTGTTGCATTCGTTACCTTTGTGGTGCTTGCTTGTTTAAAGCAACCAACATATGTTCTCACTTATTCCTTCCCTTCTAAGAGCATTAACGTCTCCTTGGATGATTATATATCAATCTTGTGGACTGTCTCAGCAATCAATCTGTAACTAATAGCATTTAGCATCGCTGCATCAGAACAATGCATGATAGATATTACGTATTATATATCTGCAGTTCTGATTATTTTATTTGGACTTATGTGTGTGAAGTTTGTTTTTTCTGTCTCATGATACTTTTCATACACTGCAGTTTTCACCTACATCAGAACACATACTATTGGCATATGGTCGGCAACATAACTCACTGTTGAGGACCATTTTAATCGATGGGGAGACCAGAGTTCCTTCGTACAGAGTCTTGGAGGTACACATGGTTAACTTACTGTGTTAGTTGTTAATTAACTAAATTACAACAAAAATAAGAAAGcctcccaagcaagttggggtaagCATGTTGATTACTTACTAACAACTATATGAATTGATAAATTATTATGCAAATTATGGCCAAATTGCTTTCGCAATACTTATTTATGACTTTTGAAAATAGATGCATTTTACTCACTGTTAACATTGCACCACAACCTCGTGGTTTTAGAATCTGTATAAATTAATACCATTgttattttccactaccatagGTGTATAGAGTTTCAGACATGGATCTTGTAAGAGTTCTTGCTAGTGTTGGAGATGAAGTCAATGTTGCATGTTTTCATCCTTCCCCTGgagcaggtcttgtttatgggaCTAAGGTGAGTAGCAAGTCAGATCAGCTACAAAGTGGAATGAAGATATGCTCTGCTGATATGCTTATGATGAATAACAGGAAGGGAAGCTTAGGTTTCTTCAACACAATGGTGCAAGCATGGGCTTGAATTCCTCTACTGGGGACAATATTCATGAGGTATTCTTTCCTACCATTGAAAGGTCTCTGATGTACATAATTTGAATCTAGGCAATTAGACACAGTTTGAGTGGTACCTACCCTACCTTGCATAGGATCTTGATTAGCTAGGTTTAATTTTTCCTCCAGGCTGGGAGGGCAAGTTAGAAACAGAAAGATGCACTCAGATGTCTACAGATAATGTTCTAGTTGCTTTCTTGCGTCCAATCTCCTGTTTGCAAAGGTTTCAGTTTGCTACTTGGTTGGTATACTAGTTCGATTTTTGCTTCATTTTTGGCTGCTGCAAACTCAAACAGAGAGGCTGGATTGGACGTTAAACATCTTTTCctgatatttattttttctgaTGATGATGCTGATAGATGGATTCTAGTTTACAGCTCTCCCTTGTGTGGGGTTAGATTCTTCACAACACTAAGTGATTCACTTGGTCTTTATTTATTACATTTTGCTCAATAGAAAGGAAGGAAAATAGGGTTCTAAGTAATGCAAACAAGCTCTTTTCAGAGGGATGAACAGATCCCACAGCTTATATGCAGTGGagaatgtaaaaaaaaaatgagCTCTTATCAGAGGGGTTCCGCTAGGTCTATTTTCTTCGATATCAATTGTAT
This portion of the Panicum virgatum strain AP13 chromosome 2N, P.virgatum_v5, whole genome shotgun sequence genome encodes:
- the LOC120660267 gene encoding chlorophyll a-b binding protein 7, chloroplastic-like; protein product: MPPLPPLLLLRSAAPPCAVPRRRLRRRRSAAPVRASWQELAGVLVFSAIPFTAVKALANSPLGARLRRRLEDRKAVAAAEADALRAAARDARDNSFWYGGDRPRWLGPLPYDYPEHLTGEYPGDYGFDVAGLGRDPVAFANYFNFEILHCRWAMLAALGVVIPELLDLFGLVHFVEPVWWKVGYAKLQGDTLDYLGIPGFRIAGGQGVIVIAICQALLMVGPEYARYCGIEALEPLGIYLPGDINYPGGSLFDPLGLSKDPVAFEELKVKEIKNGRLAMVAWLGFYIQAAVTSKGPIENLVEHLSDPVHNNILSSFH
- the LOC120660268 gene encoding uncharacterized protein LOC120660268 isoform X2, which codes for MTESWVQHLKHTSAPESVSTHEASTARRSRQRNIFDLLAQREISPRTKHQAKNQRTKAPRCDAGYNELEFWVADAQHDLHYWAESQSLHCWCAKYCPLLPASRATIAAAFSPDGRVLASTHGDHTVKITDCQNGKCLKVLQGHQRTPWVVRFHPLHSNILASGSLDCEVRLWDAKTSRCTRVLRFYRPIASIAFDATGELLAVASGHKLFIWDYNKRGEALDPPMILRTRRSLRAVQFHPHGAPYLLTAEVHKRDSEESTMTPALLNNYAFRDISLLGSSGVDNLIGELPYTHNFGHVGASSSVPVNAGSFDGSRRHDTPHHQLMTSVPRVGGSLLGTHAVSFGVGSEQATSLLDSGTELPCTVKLRIWRHDIKDQFISLEPGACLLTIPHVVLCSEMGTHFSPCGRFLVACVACVLPQRDGDHESQLHEHYDSAGAGTSPTRHTLPSRQIVFELRVYSLEEATFGTVLTSRAVKAAHCLTSVQFSPTSEHILLAYGRQHNSLLRTILIDGETRVPSYRVLEVYRVSDMDLVRVLASVGDEVNVACFHPSPGAGLVYGTKEGKLRFLQHNGASMGLNSSTGDNIHEI
- the LOC120660268 gene encoding uncharacterized protein LOC120660268 isoform X1 produces the protein MTESWVQHLKHTSAPESVSTHEASTARRSRQRNIFDLLAQREISPRTKHQAKNQRTKAPRCDAGYNELEFWVADAQHDLHYWAESQSLHCWCAKYCPLLPASRATIAAAFSPDGRVLASTHGDHTVKITDCQNGKCLKVLQGHQRTPWVVRFHPLHSNILASGSLDCEVRLWDAKTSRCTRVLRFYRPIASIAFDATGELLAVASGHKSKHMFQLFIWDYNKRGEALDPPMILRTRRSLRAVQFHPHGAPYLLTAEVHKRDSEESTMTPALLNNYAFRDISLLGSSGVDNLIGELPYTHNFGHVGASSSVPVNAGSFDGSRRHDTPHHQLMTSVPRVGGSLLGTHAVSFGVGSEQATSLLDSGTELPCTVKLRIWRHDIKDQFISLEPGACLLTIPHVVLCSEMGTHFSPCGRFLVACVACVLPQRDGDHESQLHEHYDSAGAGTSPTRHTLPSRQIVFELRVYSLEEATFGTVLTSRAVKAAHCLTSVQFSPTSEHILLAYGRQHNSLLRTILIDGETRVPSYRVLEVYRVSDMDLVRVLASVGDEVNVACFHPSPGAGLVYGTKEGKLRFLQHNGASMGLNSSTGDNIHEI
- the LOC120660268 gene encoding activating molecule in BECN1-regulated autophagy protein 1-like isoform X5, translating into MTESWVQHLKHTSAPESVSTHEASTARRSRQRNIFDLLAQREISPRTKHQAKNQRTKAPRCDAGYNELEFWVADAQHDLHYWAESQSLHCWCAKYCPLLPASRATIAAAFSPDGRVLASTHGDHTVKITDCQNGKCLKVLQGHQRTPWVVRFHPLHSNILASGSLDCEVRLWDAKTSRCTRVLRFYRPIASIAFDATGELLAVASGHKSKHMFQLFIWDYNKRGEALDPPMILRTRRSLRAVQFHPHGAPYLLTAEVHKRDSEESTMTPALLNNYAFRDISLLGSSGVDNLIGELPYTHNFGHVGASSSVPVNAGSFDGSRRHDTPHHQLMTSVPRVGGSLLGTHAVSFGVGSEQATSLLDSGTELPCTVKLRIWRHDIKDQFISLEPGACLLTIPHVVLCS
- the LOC120660268 gene encoding uncharacterized protein LOC120660268 isoform X3 encodes the protein MLKHHAALEYFASIGQLRQLHLMQRGSFWQLHQLFIWDYNKRGEALDPPMILRTRRSLRAVQFHPHGAPYLLTAEVHKRDSEESTMTPALLNNYAFRDISLLGSSGVDNLIGELPYTHNFGHVGASSSVPVNAGSFDGSRRHDTPHHQLMTSVPRVGGSLLGTHAVSFGVGSEQATSLLDSGTELPCTVKLRIWRHDIKDQFISLEPGACLLTIPHVVLCSEMGTHFSPCGRFLVACVACVLPQRDGDHESQLHEHYDSAGAGTSPTRHTLPSRQIVFELRVYSLEEATFGTVLTSRAVKAAHCLTSVQFSPTSEHILLAYGRQHNSLLRTILIDGETRVPSYRVLEVYRVSDMDLVRVLASVGDEVNVACFHPSPGAGLVYGTKEGKLRFLQHNGASMGLNSSTGDNIHEI
- the LOC120660268 gene encoding uncharacterized protein LOC120660268 isoform X4 — translated: MFQLFIWDYNKRGEALDPPMILRTRRSLRAVQFHPHGAPYLLTAEVHKRDSEESTMTPALLNNYAFRDISLLGSSGVDNLIGELPYTHNFGHVGASSSVPVNAGSFDGSRRHDTPHHQLMTSVPRVGGSLLGTHAVSFGVGSEQATSLLDSGTELPCTVKLRIWRHDIKDQFISLEPGACLLTIPHVVLCSEMGTHFSPCGRFLVACVACVLPQRDGDHESQLHEHYDSAGAGTSPTRHTLPSRQIVFELRVYSLEEATFGTVLTSRAVKAAHCLTSVQFSPTSEHILLAYGRQHNSLLRTILIDGETRVPSYRVLEVYRVSDMDLVRVLASVGDEVNVACFHPSPGAGLVYGTKEGKLRFLQHNGASMGLNSSTGDNIHEI